Below is a genomic region from Flammeovirgaceae bacterium SG7u.111.
AAACTCGATTGAATTTTTTTCTATTACCAATTTTTGTGCTGAGCCTTTTGAAAGCTGCGCCGGCTACTGCGCAGATGATTTCTTTTTTCAATAAAAACTGGGCGCCGGTTTACACTTTTGAAGAAGCGGAATATGTCAGAAAGGCTGTAAATAAAGGAAGTTATTTTATAGTAGCTGACCACTATAAGAGTGGTCAAATTCAGATGACGGGTACTTTTAAAAGCCTGAAACCAGAGGTGAAAGAAGGAATGTTCAAATGGTATAACGAAGAAGGGATATTAACTACGAAAGTGGCTTATAAGGATAATAAAAAAATTGGGGTAGAACTTGAATATTATTCAACTGGAGAACTAAAGTCTAAATTTCTCTATTTTGGTGATAGTTGTAAAACTATCCAAATTTGGACAAAGGAAGGTGTAGAGGTGTTAAGCGAGGGAAATGGTGAGTTTAATTATTATGATGAAGAATTGAAGGGTAACGTATTTAGTATTTACAAAGACTCAGTACTTGTAGAAGGATATATTATTAGGGACCATGACCAATTAAAAATATATTATAAACCAGAAAAAAATGCAGAACCTGAAAAAGGGATGATTAACTTTTTAAGAAAAATAGGTTCTAACCTAAAATATCCAGTTGAAGCAAAAAGGTATGGAGTTGAAGGCAAGGTGTATGTAAAGCTTATAATAGGAAAGGACGGGAAAATTAGTGAAGCGACAATTAATCGTGATATTGGAAGTGGATGTGGCGAAGCCGTTTTGGAAACAATTGAAAAAATAAGGAAAAAAGCAAAGTGGATTCCCGCAGAAGCCAATGGCGAGGTCCAAAATCAGGTTGTGACTTTACCTGTTAATTTTAAGTTAGGTTGATTATTACAGTTTAACGCAAACAACAGCCGTATCAGATGATCTGATACGGCTGTTGCTATTTAGAATCCGTCTATTTTATATGTATATATGAAAATATTGACATATATCATTTTTTAGATACTTCCCCACCCCGATATTTATCCCAATGAAAAGCTGATTTGTGGTATAGACTACAACCTTTTTATTGATTTTTCACCTAAGGGTATTTTTTTACGATGAAAGCATCAAGACGAGATTTTATCAAGTTATCCTCATTGGGTTTGGGCGGAGTAGCCTTAGGCGGTTCGGCGGTGAGCTGGGCGGCAGGGCAAATTGTCAACGACAAAGTTCCCCCACCTTTCAATGCCTCCAAAATCCCCACGTACTGCGAGGTTTGTTTCTGGAAATGTGCAGGATGGACGCATCTCAACGATAAAGGAGAGATTTGGAAACTGACAGGCAACCAAGAAGACCCGCATTGCAACGGAAGGCTTTGCCCTCGAGGCACTGGTGGGGTAGGGATGTACTACGACGAAGACCGCCTCAAAACTCCCCTCATCCGAACTACAGTCGATGGAAAGCAGACCTTTAAAAAAGCAAGCTGGGAAGAGGCGTTGGATTTGATAGCCGATAAGATGAAAGTCCTTGCCGATACCTACGGACCTGAATGTATGGCTTTGTTTACCCACGGCTCTGGCGGTAAATATTTTGGTAACTTGTTGAAAGCCTATGGTTCAACCAACATCACCGCCCCATCTTTTGCCCAGTGCCGAGGCCCTCGTGAAGTTGCCTTTGCAGCTACCTTTGGCGAATTGGTGCTTTCCCCCGAGCGAACCGACATCCGAGATACCAAATGCTTGGTGCTGATAGGTTCGCACATAGGTGAGAATATGCACAACGGGCAGGTGCAGGAAATGTCCGATGCGATAGACAAAGGGGCGACCATCATCACGGTAGATCCTCGCTTTTCTACAGCAGCGAGCAAATCAAAATTCTGGTTACCCATCAAGCCTTCTACCGACCTAGCCCTACTGTTGGCTTGGACGAACGTCATCATCAACGAAGGTTGGTACGATAAAGAATATGTAGAAAAATATACCTACGGTTTTG
It encodes:
- a CDS encoding TonB family protein, with amino-acid sequence MDLILDELDSSLIIQEVCNLINQLNHFCIHYIMKTRLNFFLLPIFVLSLLKAAPATAQMISFFNKNWAPVYTFEEAEYVRKAVNKGSYFIVADHYKSGQIQMTGTFKSLKPEVKEGMFKWYNEEGILTTKVAYKDNKKIGVELEYYSTGELKSKFLYFGDSCKTIQIWTKEGVEVLSEGNGEFNYYDEELKGNVFSIYKDSVLVEGYIIRDHDQLKIYYKPEKNAEPEKGMINFLRKIGSNLKYPVEAKRYGVEGKVYVKLIIGKDGKISEATINRDIGSGCGEAVLETIEKIRKKAKWIPAEANGEVQNQVVTLPVNFKLG